One window from the genome of Gemmatimonadetes bacterium SCN 70-22 encodes:
- a CDS encoding malic enzyme (NADP-dependent; catalyzes the oxidative decarboxylation of malate to form pyruvate; decarboxylates oxaloacetate), whose protein sequence is MKRIDALDYHALPKPGKIAVVPTKPLNNQRDLSLAYSPGVAEPCLEIQKNPNDAYRYTARGNLVAVVTNGTAVLGLGNIGALAGKPVMEGKGNLFKQFADIDVFDLEVGSENADDVIRFCQLLEPTVGGINLEDIKAPDCFYIEETLRKTMKIPVFHDDQHGTAIISGAALLNAVEVVEKDISQIRVVFSGAGASAIATASHYVRLGVRRENITMCDKAGVIWKGRPEHMDPYKARFANDTSARTLKEALAGADVFVGLSAAGAMTQDMVAVMGPNPIIFALANPVPEILPEEVKAVRDDAIVATGRSDYPNQVNNVLGFPFIFRGALDARATEVNEEMKMAATRALAALAKEDVPESVSALYGLSKVKFGREYLIPFPFDPRALLWVAPAVAWAAVASGVAQEFIEVEEYRQQLEARLGRAKGIMRGIINRALRDPKRIALPEGEARKMIRAARLLVDEGIAQPILLGNEETIRRKAQQDGIDISDIQIEDPARSPRLESYAVHLWERRQRKGLSLAEAHRRVVNGNYFGNVMVAKGDADALLTGMTTTYPEALRPALEVIGANPKAGLVAGMYMLVFEKHVIFCGDTTVNIEPTSEQLAQIAYAAARIVRAFGQTPKVAMLSFSNFGSVRHPEASRVAQAVALVRQRDPSLMVDGEMQADTAVDEAILAESFPFSTLKESANVLIFPNLSAGNIAYKLLRDLGGATAIGPILVGMAHPVHILEQGADVPDIVNMAAVAVMDAQERGRSSSRDLQPPGGARAFSFL, encoded by the coding sequence ATGAAACGCATCGACGCCCTCGACTATCACGCCCTTCCCAAACCGGGGAAGATCGCGGTCGTTCCGACCAAGCCCCTGAACAACCAGCGCGACCTTTCCCTGGCCTACTCGCCCGGGGTCGCGGAACCCTGCCTGGAGATCCAGAAGAACCCCAACGACGCCTACCGCTACACGGCGCGGGGGAACCTGGTCGCCGTCGTGACCAACGGCACCGCGGTCCTCGGGCTCGGGAACATCGGCGCGCTCGCGGGGAAGCCGGTCATGGAGGGCAAGGGCAACCTGTTCAAGCAGTTCGCCGACATCGACGTCTTCGACCTCGAGGTCGGGTCGGAGAACGCCGACGACGTGATCCGCTTCTGCCAGCTCCTCGAGCCGACCGTGGGAGGGATCAACCTCGAGGACATCAAGGCGCCCGACTGCTTCTACATCGAGGAGACGCTGCGGAAGACGATGAAGATCCCCGTCTTCCACGACGACCAGCACGGGACGGCGATCATCTCCGGCGCCGCGCTCCTCAACGCCGTCGAGGTCGTGGAGAAGGACATCTCGCAGATCCGGGTCGTCTTTTCGGGGGCGGGCGCGTCGGCCATCGCGACCGCCTCGCACTACGTCCGGCTCGGAGTCCGGCGCGAGAACATCACCATGTGCGACAAGGCCGGCGTGATCTGGAAGGGGCGCCCCGAGCACATGGATCCGTACAAGGCGCGTTTCGCCAACGACACCAGCGCCCGCACCCTCAAGGAGGCGCTGGCCGGGGCCGATGTCTTCGTGGGGCTATCGGCGGCTGGGGCCATGACCCAGGACATGGTGGCGGTCATGGGCCCCAACCCCATCATCTTCGCCCTCGCCAACCCCGTCCCGGAGATCCTCCCCGAGGAAGTCAAGGCGGTTCGCGACGACGCGATCGTCGCCACCGGACGTTCGGACTACCCGAACCAGGTCAACAACGTCCTGGGCTTCCCCTTCATCTTCCGTGGGGCGCTCGACGCGCGAGCGACCGAGGTCAACGAGGAGATGAAGATGGCCGCCACCCGCGCCCTCGCCGCCCTCGCCAAGGAAGACGTGCCGGAGTCGGTGTCGGCGCTGTACGGACTCAGCAAGGTGAAGTTCGGGCGCGAGTACCTGATCCCCTTCCCCTTCGACCCGCGGGCCCTGCTGTGGGTGGCGCCGGCGGTGGCGTGGGCAGCCGTGGCCAGCGGAGTCGCCCAGGAGTTCATCGAGGTCGAGGAGTACCGCCAGCAGCTGGAGGCCCGCCTCGGCCGCGCCAAGGGGATCATGCGCGGGATCATCAACCGTGCCCTTCGCGACCCCAAGCGGATCGCCCTCCCCGAGGGCGAGGCGCGCAAGATGATTCGGGCCGCCCGCCTTCTCGTGGACGAGGGAATCGCCCAGCCCATCCTGCTCGGCAACGAGGAGACCATTCGGCGCAAGGCGCAGCAGGACGGCATCGACATCTCCGACATCCAGATCGAGGATCCGGCACGCTCCCCGCGACTGGAGAGCTACGCCGTGCACCTCTGGGAGCGGCGGCAGCGCAAGGGATTGTCGCTGGCGGAGGCGCACCGTCGCGTCGTCAATGGCAACTATTTCGGGAACGTCATGGTCGCCAAGGGCGACGCCGATGCGCTCCTGACCGGGATGACGACCACCTACCCGGAGGCGCTCCGCCCCGCCCTGGAGGTGATCGGGGCCAATCCCAAGGCGGGGCTGGTCGCCGGGATGTACATGCTTGTCTTCGAGAAGCACGTCATCTTCTGCGGTGACACGACCGTCAACATCGAGCCGACATCGGAGCAGCTGGCGCAGATCGCCTACGCCGCCGCCCGCATCGTGCGGGCCTTCGGGCAGACGCCGAAGGTGGCCATGTTGTCGTTCTCCAACTTTGGCTCGGTACGCCACCCCGAGGCCTCGCGGGTGGCCCAGGCCGTGGCGCTCGTTCGCCAACGCGATCCGTCGCTCATGGTGGACGGCGAGATGCAGGCCGATACCGCGGTGGACGAAGCCATCCTCGCCGAGTCGTTCCCGTTCAGCACTCTCAAGGAATCGGCCAACGTGTTGATCTTCCCCAACTTGAGTGCGGGGAACATTGCGTACAAGTTGTTACGGGACCTGGGCGGTGCGACCGCCATTGGTCCGATCCTGGTCGGCATGGCCCACCCTGTTCATATCCTGGAGCAGGGGGCGGACGTTCCCGACATCGTGAACATGGCCGCCGTCGCGGTCATGGACGCGCAGGAGCGCGGACGCTCGTCGTCACGGGATCTGCAACCCCCGGGCGGGGCACGCGCGTTTTCCTTCCTCTGA
- a CDS encoding phosphoenolpyruvate carboxykinase (ATP), producing the protein MAITTSPQNALAGQGLNPKGTIHWNLISPMLVQEAIARHEGTLADMGPFVAITAPHTGRSPNDKFVVKEPSTAGDVDWGKVNQPISEEHFELLLAEVRAYLDALDDVFVQDLFCGADPRHRLSVRYVTPNAWHAHFVRNMFIRPAADELASFAPNFTVLHAPEFHATPEKHGTRSGTFIVLHLAKRMILIGGTRYAGELKKAMFTVMNYLMPKQGVLSMHCSANIGPKGDTALFFGLSGTGKTTLSADPERGLIGDDEHGWSDEGVFNYEGGCYAKVINLSPEQEPDIYATTQMFGTILENVVLDPATRKVRFEEQTITENTRASYPLHYIRNHVPSGRGGHPKNIVFLTADAFGVLPPIARLTREQAMYYFMSGYTAKVAGTERGVTEPQATFSSCFGAVFLVWHASKYAEMLGQLIDEHGSRVWLVNTGWSGGPYGVGSRMKLAYTRAMVRALLDDALEGIPFSPDPIFGLSIPAKVPNVPSEVLDPRRTWGEGAAYDAQAKKLAEMFRKNFEKFGAVAPAIVAAGPKG; encoded by the coding sequence ATGGCCATCACGACTTCCCCCCAGAATGCCCTCGCGGGCCAGGGGCTCAATCCGAAGGGGACGATCCACTGGAACCTCATCTCCCCGATGCTGGTGCAGGAGGCGATCGCGCGCCACGAAGGGACGCTGGCCGACATGGGCCCGTTCGTCGCCATCACCGCGCCGCACACCGGGCGGTCGCCCAACGACAAGTTCGTGGTGAAGGAACCCTCCACCGCCGGGGACGTCGACTGGGGGAAGGTGAACCAGCCGATCTCGGAGGAGCACTTCGAGCTCCTCCTGGCAGAGGTGCGGGCGTACCTCGATGCGCTGGACGACGTGTTCGTCCAGGACCTCTTCTGCGGCGCCGATCCCCGGCACCGGCTCAGCGTCCGCTACGTCACGCCTAACGCCTGGCACGCCCACTTCGTGCGGAACATGTTCATCCGCCCGGCAGCGGACGAACTGGCGAGCTTCGCCCCCAACTTCACCGTCCTGCACGCCCCCGAGTTCCACGCCACGCCCGAGAAGCACGGAACGCGCAGCGGAACCTTCATCGTCTTGCACCTGGCCAAGCGCATGATCCTCATCGGGGGGACGCGCTACGCCGGCGAGCTCAAGAAGGCGATGTTCACGGTGATGAACTACCTGATGCCGAAGCAGGGGGTCCTCTCCATGCACTGCTCGGCGAACATCGGCCCCAAGGGTGACACCGCCCTCTTCTTCGGCCTGTCGGGTACGGGGAAGACGACGCTCTCGGCCGACCCGGAGCGCGGGCTCATCGGCGACGACGAGCACGGCTGGTCGGACGAGGGCGTCTTCAACTACGAGGGCGGGTGCTACGCCAAGGTGATCAACCTGTCGCCGGAGCAGGAGCCCGACATCTATGCCACCACGCAGATGTTCGGGACGATCCTCGAGAACGTCGTCCTCGACCCGGCCACGCGCAAGGTGCGCTTCGAGGAGCAGACGATCACCGAGAACACGCGCGCCTCGTACCCGCTGCACTACATCCGCAATCACGTCCCCTCGGGACGCGGCGGGCACCCGAAGAACATTGTCTTCCTGACCGCCGACGCCTTCGGCGTCCTCCCGCCCATCGCGCGCCTGACGCGCGAGCAGGCGATGTACTACTTCATGAGCGGCTACACCGCCAAGGTGGCGGGGACGGAGCGCGGCGTCACCGAGCCGCAGGCGACGTTCTCCTCGTGCTTCGGCGCGGTCTTCCTGGTGTGGCACGCCTCCAAGTACGCCGAGATGCTCGGCCAGCTGATCGACGAGCACGGGTCGCGCGTCTGGCTCGTGAACACCGGTTGGAGCGGCGGCCCCTACGGCGTGGGCTCGCGGATGAAGCTCGCCTACACGCGCGCGATGGTCCGCGCCCTCCTCGACGACGCGCTCGAGGGCATCCCCTTCTCCCCCGACCCCATCTTCGGGCTGTCGATCCCGGCCAAGGTGCCTAACGTCCCGTCCGAGGTCCTGGACCCGCGCCGGACGTGGGGCGAGGGCGCCGCCTACGACGCCCAGGCGAAGAAGCTGGCGGAGATGTTCCGGAAGAACTTCGAGAAGTTCGGGGCGGTCGCCCCGGCGATCGTCGCCGCGGGACCCAAGGGCTAG
- a CDS encoding excinuclease ABC subunit A, producing the protein MKDAIVIRGARQHNLKGIDVAIPRRAVTVVTGPSGSGKSSLAFDTIYAEGQRRYVESLSSYARQFLERMEKPDVDAVDGISPAVAIEQKNPTKSSRSTVGTATEIYDYLRLLWARVGRTVCPLCGREMTPDTVDAVTDQLLALPAGTRMLVAFPLRLSSKVTHAVVVENLRAQGFLRVVADGRTLHVDDFAAERIDLTRVGELLVVVDRVASHPEQRGRIAEGVATAFREGEGDCAVVVQEDGTGEPGDGGGAARPPVARRPSRVVRFTERFECPNDGTRAPAPSPQLFSFNNPRGACATCNGFGAVLEYDEALIVPNAERSVRDGAIHPWTMPRYEAKRRAVVEFCRKEGIDPDAPWSALAPAQRHALLHHTGRGYKGIFPFLRDLEEKRYKQYIRVFLRQYQSAKECGTCHGSKLQPAALDVRVAGRTIAEVSALPIDQLRAWLDALALTPFEQRVADHILREARDRVRFLCDVGLTYLTLHRATRTLSGGEAQRISLANALGSSLVDTLYVLDEPSIGLHARDLDRLLALLARLRDRGNTVLLVEHDLAAIRTADHMVELGPGSGEHGGRVVFAGPVADAAASPLTGQYLTGARAIPLPARHRAAGPRWLTLTGAREHNLRGVDIRIPLGTLTCVTGVSGSGKSTLVHDVLYRALEYRLTGEHSAKQHLGEKVGAYTELRGHEALDAVVLIDQDPIGRSPRSNPVTYVKAYDEIRRIFAALPLARQRKYSASTFSFNVKGGRCDKCEGAGYLEVEMVFMADVFVPCEDCAGRRFKPEVLEVTLHGKSIHDVLQLTVDQAIRFFPYEEKLGQALWQLQQVGLGYLRLGQPATTLSGGEAQRVKIARELALAGRAGGRKLYLLDEPTTGLHLEDVRKLAEVLDRLVDAGHTVLLIEHNLDVVKLADWVIDVGPDGGDGGGTIVAMGTPEDIATTDGSHTGRFLRELLDGGTARTATRRRPAPRAARKPRAR; encoded by the coding sequence GTGAAGGACGCGATCGTCATCCGGGGCGCCCGGCAGCACAATCTCAAGGGGATCGACGTGGCCATCCCGCGGCGCGCCGTGACCGTGGTGACCGGGCCGTCGGGATCGGGCAAGTCGTCCCTCGCCTTCGACACGATCTACGCCGAGGGGCAGCGCCGCTACGTCGAGTCGTTGTCGTCGTACGCGCGGCAGTTCCTCGAACGGATGGAGAAGCCCGACGTCGATGCCGTCGACGGGATCTCGCCGGCGGTGGCGATCGAGCAGAAGAATCCCACCAAGTCGTCGCGGTCCACCGTGGGGACGGCGACCGAGATCTACGACTACCTGCGCCTGCTCTGGGCGCGCGTGGGGCGCACCGTCTGCCCCCTCTGCGGGCGTGAGATGACGCCGGACACGGTGGACGCCGTGACCGACCAGCTCCTCGCCCTCCCCGCCGGGACGCGGATGCTGGTCGCCTTCCCGTTGCGGCTGTCGAGCAAGGTGACGCACGCCGTGGTGGTGGAGAACCTGCGCGCCCAGGGCTTCCTGCGCGTGGTGGCCGACGGGCGCACGCTGCACGTGGACGACTTCGCGGCCGAGCGGATCGACCTCACGAGGGTGGGCGAGCTGCTCGTCGTGGTGGATCGGGTCGCGAGCCATCCCGAGCAGCGGGGGCGCATCGCGGAAGGGGTGGCGACGGCGTTCCGGGAGGGGGAGGGAGACTGTGCGGTGGTGGTGCAGGAAGACGGGACTGGGGAGCCGGGAGACGGCGGTGGTGCCGCGCGCCCTCCCGTCGCCCGTCGCCCGTCGCGCGTCGTCCGATTCACCGAGCGCTTCGAGTGTCCCAACGACGGCACCCGCGCGCCCGCGCCGTCGCCCCAGCTCTTCTCGTTCAACAACCCGCGCGGGGCCTGCGCCACCTGCAACGGCTTCGGCGCCGTGCTGGAGTACGACGAGGCGCTCATCGTGCCTAACGCCGAACGCTCCGTGCGCGACGGGGCCATCCACCCGTGGACCATGCCGCGCTACGAGGCCAAACGGCGCGCCGTCGTCGAGTTCTGCCGCAAGGAAGGGATCGACCCCGACGCGCCGTGGAGCGCGCTCGCCCCGGCGCAGCGCCACGCCCTCCTGCACCACACCGGCCGCGGCTACAAGGGGATCTTCCCCTTCCTCCGCGACCTGGAGGAGAAGCGCTACAAGCAGTACATCCGCGTCTTCCTCCGGCAGTACCAGTCGGCGAAGGAGTGCGGGACCTGCCACGGGAGCAAGCTCCAGCCGGCCGCCCTCGACGTGCGGGTCGCCGGACGGACGATCGCCGAGGTCTCGGCCCTCCCGATCGACCAGCTGCGTGCCTGGCTCGACGCGCTCGCGCTCACGCCGTTCGAGCAGCGGGTGGCCGACCACATCCTCCGCGAGGCGCGGGACCGCGTGCGCTTCCTCTGCGACGTGGGGCTCACCTACCTCACCCTGCACCGCGCCACGCGGACGCTGTCGGGGGGCGAGGCGCAGCGCATCTCGCTCGCCAACGCCCTGGGCTCATCGCTGGTCGACACGCTCTACGTCCTGGACGAGCCGTCCATCGGGCTGCACGCGCGCGACCTCGACCGGCTCCTCGCCCTCCTCGCGCGGCTGCGCGACCGCGGCAACACGGTGCTCCTGGTGGAGCACGACCTGGCCGCCATCCGCACGGCCGACCACATGGTCGAGCTGGGGCCGGGGAGCGGCGAGCACGGGGGGCGCGTCGTCTTCGCCGGGCCGGTCGCCGACGCCGCCGCGTCGCCACTCACGGGGCAGTACCTCACCGGGGCTCGCGCCATCCCCCTCCCCGCGCGGCACCGCGCGGCGGGGCCGCGCTGGCTCACCCTGACCGGGGCGCGCGAGCACAACCTGCGCGGGGTCGACATCCGCATCCCGTTAGGCACGCTGACCTGCGTGACCGGGGTGTCCGGTTCGGGGAAGAGCACCCTGGTCCACGACGTCCTCTATCGCGCCCTCGAGTACCGCCTCACCGGCGAGCACTCGGCCAAGCAGCACCTCGGCGAGAAGGTGGGGGCGTACACCGAGCTGCGCGGCCACGAGGCGCTCGACGCCGTCGTCCTCATCGACCAGGACCCCATCGGGCGCTCCCCGCGCTCCAACCCGGTCACCTACGTCAAGGCGTACGACGAGATCCGGCGCATCTTCGCCGCGCTCCCGCTCGCCCGGCAGCGGAAGTACTCGGCGTCGACCTTCTCCTTCAACGTGAAGGGGGGACGCTGCGACAAGTGCGAGGGGGCCGGATACCTCGAGGTGGAGATGGTGTTCATGGCCGACGTCTTCGTCCCCTGCGAGGACTGCGCCGGCCGCCGCTTCAAGCCGGAGGTGCTCGAGGTCACCCTCCACGGCAAGAGCATCCACGACGTCTTGCAGCTCACGGTGGACCAGGCCATCCGCTTCTTCCCGTACGAGGAGAAGCTCGGCCAGGCGCTCTGGCAGCTGCAACAGGTCGGGCTCGGGTACCTGCGCCTGGGCCAGCCGGCGACCACGCTGTCCGGTGGCGAGGCGCAGCGCGTCAAGATCGCCCGCGAGCTCGCCCTCGCCGGACGGGCCGGCGGGCGCAAGCTCTACCTGCTGGACGAGCCCACCACGGGATTGCACCTGGAGGACGTGCGCAAGCTGGCCGAGGTGCTCGACCGGCTGGTCGACGCGGGCCATACCGTGCTCCTCATCGAGCACAACCTCGACGTCGTCAAGCTGGCCGACTGGGTCATCGACGTCGGCCCCGACGGGGGCGACGGAGGCGGAACCATCGTCGCCATGGGAACGCCCGAGGACATCGCCACGACCGACGGGTCGCACACGGGGCGCTTCCTCCGCGAGCTGCTCGACGGCGGCACCGCTCGGACGGCGACGCGACGACGCCCGGCGCCGCGTGCCGCCCGCAAGCCGCGCGCACGCTAG
- a CDS encoding fumarate hydratase (catalyzes the formation of fumarate from malate), with the protein MTTIKQADFIQSIADALQHISYYHPLDYIQALADAYEREQSPAAKDAIAQILTNSRMCAEGHRPICQDTGIVVVFLKVGMDVRWDASMSVQEMVNEGVRRAYLEPTNVLRASIVADPAFTRKNTRDNTPAVVHYELVPGDTVEVKLAAKGGGSENKTKFAMLNPSDSIVDWVLKTVPQMGAGWCPPGMLGIGIGGSAEKAMVMAKESLMEHIDMAQLKARGPQNKIEELRIELCDKINALGIGAQGLGGLSTVLDVKIFDYPTHAASKPIAMIPNCAATRHAHFTLDGSGVAQLPIPKLSDWPQVTWKPDANAKRVDLDTLTPEVVATWKAGDRLLLNGKLLTGRDAAHKRIADLFAKGETLPDGVDFTNRVIYYVGPVDPVRDEAVGPAGPTTATRMDKFTEMMLGQTGLIAMIGKAERGPAGLEAIRKHKAAYLMAVGGAAYLVSKAIRSSRVVAFADLGMEAIYEFEVEEMPVTVAVDAAGHNVHESGPKEWEEKLRRLPVLAG; encoded by the coding sequence ATGACGACCATCAAACAAGCCGACTTCATCCAGTCGATCGCCGACGCGCTCCAGCACATCTCGTACTACCACCCGCTGGATTACATCCAGGCACTGGCCGACGCGTACGAGCGCGAACAGTCTCCCGCGGCGAAGGATGCCATCGCGCAGATCCTCACGAACTCGCGCATGTGCGCCGAGGGACATCGCCCCATCTGCCAGGACACGGGGATCGTCGTCGTCTTCCTCAAGGTGGGGATGGACGTACGCTGGGACGCGTCGATGTCGGTGCAGGAGATGGTGAACGAGGGGGTGCGCCGCGCCTACCTCGAGCCCACGAACGTCCTGCGTGCCTCGATCGTCGCCGACCCCGCCTTCACGCGCAAGAACACGCGCGACAACACCCCGGCCGTGGTGCACTACGAGCTCGTCCCCGGCGACACCGTCGAGGTCAAGCTCGCCGCCAAGGGGGGCGGGTCGGAGAACAAGACGAAGTTCGCGATGCTCAACCCCAGCGACTCCATCGTCGACTGGGTCCTCAAGACCGTCCCGCAGATGGGCGCCGGGTGGTGCCCCCCGGGGATGCTGGGGATCGGGATCGGCGGCTCGGCCGAGAAGGCGATGGTGATGGCCAAGGAGTCGCTGATGGAGCACATCGACATGGCGCAGCTCAAGGCCCGCGGGCCGCAGAACAAGATCGAGGAGCTGCGCATCGAGCTCTGCGACAAGATCAACGCGTTAGGCATCGGGGCGCAGGGGCTGGGCGGGCTGTCGACCGTGCTCGACGTGAAGATCTTCGACTACCCGACGCACGCCGCGTCGAAGCCGATCGCCATGATTCCCAACTGCGCCGCCACGCGCCACGCGCATTTCACGCTCGACGGCTCCGGCGTCGCGCAACTCCCGATCCCGAAGCTCTCCGACTGGCCGCAGGTCACCTGGAAGCCGGATGCGAACGCGAAGCGCGTGGACCTGGACACGCTGACGCCGGAAGTCGTGGCCACCTGGAAGGCCGGCGACCGCCTCCTGCTCAACGGCAAGCTCCTCACCGGTCGCGACGCGGCGCACAAGCGCATCGCCGACCTCTTCGCCAAGGGAGAGACGCTCCCCGATGGCGTCGACTTCACCAACCGCGTGATCTACTACGTCGGGCCGGTGGATCCGGTGCGCGACGAGGCGGTGGGGCCAGCCGGGCCGACGACGGCGACGCGCATGGACAAGTTCACCGAGATGATGCTCGGGCAGACGGGGCTCATCGCGATGATCGGGAAGGCCGAGCGCGGGCCTGCTGGGCTCGAGGCCATCCGCAAGCACAAGGCGGCCTATCTCATGGCGGTGGGCGGCGCGGCCTACCTCGTGTCCAAGGCCATCCGGTCGTCTCGCGTCGTCGCCTTTGCCGATTTAGGGATGGAGGCGATCTACGAGTTCGAGGTCGAGGAGATGCCGGTGACGGTCGCGGTGGATGCGGCCGGGCACAACGTGCACGAGAGCGGGCCGAAGGAGTGGGAGGAGAAGCTCCGGCGGCTCCCGGTGCTGGCCGGATAG